The Verrucomicrobiia bacterium genome window below encodes:
- a CDS encoding VWA domain-containing protein: MRTAFLAISLFCFSLPLFAQTPGEIEIVFDASGSMNDAPRGTTKLDEAKQALTTVAGQISPGSRVGLRVFGVTPVQENIRESCTDSKLLVPISDFDAGRMTTEVQALKSYGMTALGYSLEQAGGDFTQAADVKKTIVLISDGEETCGKDPVAVIQDLKARGIEFTIHAIGFDASDAAKGQLKKLAEMTSGTFVEAKDAGELKKSLEEVAEKTKLLTAQKGGGDNILSAANGTTIVSSSTQDFAYMIDGDEKEYKVLPSGSEAVFAFKQPVLLEKFAVPIFEVSDYNPSDMKLFASLDSPEKGFFPIAEFKVQNKVYFGNIYQEFQIQPPAVLRYLRVQVGKSVGGGNPTNYEWKAYGKYLSEEEFQAEAAKRPKPEINLLAAENGGQFIAGSRDNMKNLIDGHDGAVGESGDFYPNDEAIYGFEGGKTALLTKVAVPILEASNVNCKTIEFSVSEAAPSGPWTSVGKFETTNMVFAGNPYQEYKFEQPVKAKFLKVKLIDTHGGGWCSFKELQASGSLES, translated from the coding sequence ATGAGGACCGCCTTTCTCGCCATCAGCCTTTTTTGTTTTTCCCTGCCTCTTTTCGCCCAGACGCCCGGGGAAATCGAGATCGTTTTCGACGCGTCCGGCAGCATGAACGATGCGCCGCGCGGCACGACCAAACTGGACGAGGCCAAGCAGGCGCTCACGACCGTGGCCGGCCAGATCAGCCCGGGCTCGCGCGTAGGCCTTCGCGTGTTCGGCGTGACTCCGGTGCAGGAAAACATCCGCGAATCCTGCACGGATTCCAAACTGCTTGTTCCCATCAGCGATTTCGATGCCGGACGCATGACCACCGAAGTCCAGGCCCTGAAGTCTTACGGCATGACGGCGCTGGGGTATTCGCTCGAGCAGGCGGGCGGCGACTTCACTCAGGCCGCGGACGTTAAAAAGACGATCGTGCTGATCTCCGACGGCGAAGAAACCTGCGGCAAAGACCCCGTGGCCGTGATCCAGGACCTGAAAGCCCGCGGCATCGAGTTCACGATCCACGCCATCGGCTTTGACGCGAGCGACGCGGCCAAAGGCCAGCTGAAGAAGCTCGCGGAAATGACGTCCGGCACTTTCGTGGAAGCCAAGGACGCGGGCGAGCTCAAGAAGTCGCTCGAAGAAGTGGCGGAGAAAACCAAGCTTCTCACCGCGCAGAAAGGCGGCGGCGACAATATTCTCTCCGCGGCAAACGGCACGACGATCGTTTCTTCCAGCACCCAGGACTTTGCTTACATGATCGACGGCGACGAAAAAGAGTACAAAGTCCTGCCTTCCGGCAGCGAGGCGGTTTTTGCTTTCAAGCAGCCGGTGCTTTTGGAGAAATTTGCGGTCCCGATTTTTGAGGTCAGCGATTACAACCCGAGCGACATGAAATTGTTTGCCTCCCTGGACAGCCCCGAAAAAGGATTTTTCCCGATCGCGGAGTTCAAGGTGCAGAACAAGGTTTACTTCGGGAACATCTATCAGGAATTCCAAATCCAACCGCCCGCGGTTCTTCGCTATCTTCGCGTGCAGGTCGGCAAGAGCGTCGGCGGCGGCAATCCCACGAATTATGAATGGAAGGCCTACGGCAAGTATCTGAGCGAGGAGGAATTCCAGGCCGAAGCCGCCAAGAGGCCCAAGCCCGAGATCAACCTGCTTGCCGCGGAAAACGGCGGCCAGTTCATCGCCGGAAGCCGCGACAACATGAAAAATCTGATCGACGGCCACGACGGAGCCGTGGGGGAGAGCGGCGATTTTTATCCCAACGACGAGGCGATTTACGGTTTCGAAGGCGGCAAGACCGCGCTCCTCACCAAGGTGGCGGTGCCCATCCTGGAAGCCAGCAACGTCAACTGCAAGACGATTGAGTTCAGCGTTTCGGAAGCCGCGCCGTCCGGTCCCTGGACTTCAGTGGGAAAATTCGAGACTACGAACATGGTCTTTGCCGGCAATCCTTACCAGGAATATAAATTCGAACAGCCGGTCAAAGCAAAATTCCTGAAGGTGAAACTGATCGACACGCACGGCGGAGGCTGGTGCAGCTTCAAGGAGCTTCAGGCCTCGGGAAGTTTGGAGAGTTAA
- a CDS encoding S24 family peptidase yields the protein MKGFVQAHGRLPTFSEAQKLLGYRSKGGVSNLMAHLARHRFVEKDRHGKRVPTSLLKSGLKLLGAVQAGFPSPAEEELIDTLSLDEFLVPNREASYLVKVTGDSMIEAGIFPDDLIIVERGRSPKSGDIVIAQIDGEWTLKYFEKTAGGVVLRPANKKYPPLYPKGELIVAGVVVANVRKYR from the coding sequence ATGAAAGGGTTCGTGCAGGCGCACGGACGGCTCCCCACTTTTTCCGAAGCTCAGAAACTGCTGGGCTATCGTTCCAAAGGCGGCGTCTCGAATCTCATGGCGCACCTGGCGCGGCACCGCTTCGTGGAAAAAGACCGCCACGGGAAACGGGTGCCCACTTCCCTTTTGAAGAGCGGCCTGAAGCTCCTGGGCGCGGTGCAGGCGGGCTTCCCCTCGCCCGCGGAAGAAGAACTCATCGATACGCTGTCGCTCGACGAATTCCTGGTCCCCAACCGCGAGGCCAGTTACCTGGTGAAAGTGACGGGCGACTCCATGATCGAAGCGGGCATCTTCCCGGACGATCTCATTATCGTCGAGCGCGGTCGCTCGCCGAAAAGCGGCGACATCGTCATCGCCCAGATCGACGGCGAATGGACCCTGAAATATTTCGAAAAAACAGCGGGCGGCGTGGTGCTGCGCCCGGCCAATAAAAAATATCCCCCCCTTTACCCGAAAGGCGAGCTCATCGTCGCCGGAGTGGTGGTGGCCAATGTACGAAAATACCGCTGA
- a CDS encoding DNA polymerase IV translates to MYENTADASRPWTLVSFPNAVVHVDCNAFFTSVEQALDPSLKGKPVITGKERGIVACASYEAKALGIKRPMRLWDARKICPQLVCLPSDYETYSLYSKRMFEILRRFTPAVEESSMDEGFANLTGMRRVHHKGYAEIAWDMKSAIQRELGLTVSLGLGVTKTLAKIISAEKKPDGFTVVRARELHTYLAGVAAGRVCGLGPNSVALLKKYGVHTALDYALRPEAWTKKLLGKTGVELWHELRGEWVYPLVTEEKHDYGSISKCKTFTPPSSDKNFVRAQLVRNIESAFIKMRRHKLRARGMAVFLREKDFSSEGVEALLDRSTSSTIEAARLGVQLFEKIFRPNTAYRLTGIALFKLESGQHSQYSLFDDVPRIESLKAVDKVIDEANRHYGKHSLRLGTGLWLAAHAQHLSERGDLPERKKQLLPGETARRRIGIPVWKIKV, encoded by the coding sequence ATGTACGAAAATACCGCTGACGCTTCCCGTCCCTGGACGCTCGTTTCTTTTCCGAATGCCGTGGTGCACGTCGACTGTAACGCTTTCTTTACGTCCGTGGAGCAGGCGCTCGATCCTTCCCTGAAAGGCAAGCCCGTCATCACGGGAAAAGAGCGCGGGATCGTGGCGTGCGCGAGCTACGAAGCCAAGGCGCTCGGCATCAAGCGCCCCATGCGCCTGTGGGACGCGCGCAAGATCTGCCCGCAGCTGGTGTGCCTTCCCAGCGATTACGAAACCTACAGCCTTTATTCCAAACGCATGTTCGAAATCCTGCGCCGCTTCACGCCCGCCGTGGAAGAGTCTTCCATGGACGAAGGCTTCGCGAATCTGACGGGCATGAGGCGCGTGCACCACAAAGGTTACGCGGAAATCGCGTGGGACATGAAGAGCGCGATCCAGCGCGAGCTGGGGCTCACGGTGTCGCTGGGCCTGGGGGTCACCAAAACCCTGGCCAAAATCATTTCCGCCGAAAAAAAGCCGGACGGCTTCACCGTGGTGCGCGCCCGTGAGCTGCACACCTATCTTGCGGGTGTCGCGGCCGGACGCGTGTGCGGGCTCGGCCCCAACAGCGTCGCCCTGTTGAAAAAATACGGCGTGCACACGGCGCTCGATTACGCGCTGCGGCCGGAAGCCTGGACGAAAAAACTCCTCGGCAAGACCGGCGTGGAGCTGTGGCATGAGCTGCGCGGCGAATGGGTCTATCCCCTCGTCACCGAAGAAAAGCACGATTACGGCTCGATCAGCAAGTGCAAGACGTTCACCCCGCCGTCTTCCGACAAAAACTTCGTGCGCGCCCAGCTTGTCCGCAACATCGAGTCCGCGTTCATCAAGATGCGCCGGCACAAGCTGCGCGCCCGCGGCATGGCCGTTTTCCTGCGCGAAAAAGATTTCAGCAGCGAGGGCGTGGAAGCCCTGCTCGACCGCTCCACCTCTTCCACGATCGAGGCCGCGCGCCTGGGCGTGCAGCTTTTCGAAAAGATTTTCCGTCCCAACACCGCCTACCGGTTGACGGGCATCGCGCTTTTCAAGCTCGAGTCCGGCCAGCACAGCCAGTATTCGCTTTTCGACGACGTGCCGCGCATCGAGTCGCTGAAAGCCGTGGACAAAGTCATCGATGAGGCTAACAGGCATTACGGCAAACACAGCCTGCGCCTGGGCACCGGGCTTTGGCTGGCGGCGCATGCCCAGCATCTTTCCGAGCGCGGCGACCTTCCGGAACGGAAAAAGCAGCTGCTGCCGGGTGAAACCGCGCGCCGGCGTATCGGCATTCCCGTTTGGAAAATCAAAGTCTAG
- the pfkA gene encoding 6-phosphofructokinase, with product MKAKKKKERIAVLTSGGDAPGMNAALRAIVRCAHARGIRPIGVRHGYQGLIQNDFLDMGPRAVSNIIQRGGTILKTSRCKEFETAAGLRKAKENLERAGIDGLIVIGGDGTYRGAIDLGKIWKGPITGVPGTIDNDLDGTDDTVGYATAVDTALEAIDKLRDTAESHDRFFVLEVMGREAGFIALSAGIAGGAEEIFVPEVRQDLRRVARRLAEARKRGKTSSIVVVAEGCQGGAGEVAEKLQAYTGFEYRLTILGHVQRGGSPKVQDRILGTELGAYAFEKLLEDKSGAAGKIRGELVLVPFPLTLKKKKLSSFLMGLVPHLST from the coding sequence ATGAAAGCTAAAAAGAAAAAAGAGCGGATCGCCGTCCTGACCAGCGGCGGCGACGCGCCGGGCATGAATGCCGCCCTCCGCGCGATCGTGCGGTGCGCGCATGCGCGCGGTATCCGTCCCATCGGCGTAAGGCACGGGTATCAGGGGCTGATCCAAAACGACTTTTTGGACATGGGCCCGCGCGCGGTATCCAACATTATCCAGCGCGGCGGCACCATTCTGAAGACATCGCGCTGCAAGGAATTTGAAACCGCGGCCGGCCTGCGCAAGGCGAAAGAGAATCTGGAGCGTGCCGGCATCGACGGCCTCATCGTCATCGGCGGCGATGGCACCTACCGCGGCGCGATCGACCTCGGCAAAATCTGGAAAGGCCCGATCACGGGCGTTCCCGGAACCATCGACAATGACCTGGATGGAACCGACGACACGGTGGGATACGCGACGGCGGTGGACACGGCCCTGGAAGCGATCGACAAGCTGCGCGACACGGCCGAATCCCATGACCGCTTTTTCGTTCTCGAGGTGATGGGCCGGGAAGCCGGCTTTATCGCACTGTCCGCGGGCATCGCGGGCGGCGCCGAGGAAATCTTCGTGCCGGAAGTCCGGCAGGATCTTCGCCGCGTGGCCCGGCGCCTGGCCGAGGCCCGCAAGAGAGGAAAGACCAGCAGCATTGTGGTTGTGGCCGAAGGCTGCCAGGGCGGCGCCGGGGAAGTGGCGGAAAAACTCCAGGCGTATACGGGGTTCGAATACCGCCTGACCATCCTGGGCCATGTTCAGCGCGGCGGCTCGCCCAAGGTGCAGGACAGGATCCTCGGCACGGAGCTGGGTGCCTATGCTTTCGAAAAACTTCTCGAAGACAAAAGCGGCGCCGCGGGCAAGATCCGGGGTGAGCTGGTTCTCGTGCCGTTTCCGCTGACCTTGAAGAAAAAGAAACTCTCCTCGTTCCTGATGGGCCTCGTTCCCCATCTCTCCACCTAG
- a CDS encoding superoxide dismutase family protein — protein sequence MSHGDLVAKSLTGMAVVVFCTAGTAVAASVDVALQPTDPSFKAQGTVTLTETADGLAVRAQVSQASPGKHGFHIHENGSCADKGNAAGSHFNPDKLPHGDVVRSGLTAAHAGDLGNLEVAEDGTGMLDTQVKGLTLSEGKYSVRGRAVVLHEKEDDFGQPSGNAGGRIACGVIPEK from the coding sequence ATGTCCCATGGCGATCTTGTTGCAAAAAGTCTTACCGGAATGGCGGTTGTTGTCTTTTGTACGGCGGGTACGGCCGTGGCCGCGAGCGTCGACGTGGCGCTCCAGCCCACGGATCCGTCTTTTAAGGCGCAAGGGACCGTGACGCTGACCGAAACCGCGGACGGCCTTGCCGTGCGCGCCCAGGTCAGCCAAGCGTCCCCCGGCAAACACGGATTTCACATCCATGAAAACGGAAGCTGCGCGGACAAAGGAAACGCGGCCGGAAGCCACTTCAATCCGGACAAGCTCCCGCACGGAGACGTCGTGCGAAGCGGCCTTACCGCGGCGCACGCGGGCGATCTCGGGAACCTGGAAGTCGCCGAAGACGGCACCGGGATGCTCGACACGCAGGTCAAAGGGCTCACCCTGAGCGAAGGCAAATATTCCGTGAGGGGCCGTGCGGTGGTTCTGCACGAAAAAGAAGATGATTTCGGCCAGCCGTCGGGAAATGCCGGCGGCAGGATCGCGTGCGGTGTCATTCCTGAAAAATAA
- a CDS encoding entericidin A/B family lipoprotein: protein MKNFVALAMILVLLGVATGCETMHGAGKDIENAGETIQDGSR, encoded by the coding sequence ATGAAAAACTTCGTTGCATTGGCCATGATTCTCGTTCTTCTCGGCGTCGCCACCGGCTGCGAAACCATGCACGGCGCGGGAAAAGACATTGAAAATGCCGGCGAGACCATTCAGGACGGGTCCCGCTAA
- a CDS encoding hemerythrin domain-containing protein translates to MKTITESGSEDRNKRGKPGDSPTGLLHEDHQKVQALFHQYEKAASGQKTEIFENVAKELKIHTAVEKEIFYPVVWENTNADELVKKAAEEHRVLDSLLEELEDMKVDDADFSAKFNMLQASMAHHIEAEEAELFPKFEQSPIDQAAVAKSMRERRKALREKAA, encoded by the coding sequence ATGAAAACCATCACGGAATCAGGCTCAGAAGACCGCAACAAGCGCGGAAAGCCCGGAGACAGCCCGACCGGGCTGCTGCATGAGGACCATCAAAAAGTGCAGGCGCTTTTCCATCAATACGAAAAGGCCGCGTCGGGTCAAAAGACCGAGATCTTCGAGAACGTGGCCAAGGAACTGAAAATCCATACGGCCGTGGAAAAAGAAATTTTCTATCCGGTGGTCTGGGAGAACACGAACGCGGACGAGCTGGTGAAAAAAGCCGCCGAAGAACACCGCGTGCTGGATTCGCTGCTGGAAGAGCTGGAAGACATGAAAGTGGACGACGCCGACTTCAGCGCCAAATTCAACATGCTTCAGGCCAGCATGGCCCACCACATCGAAGCGGAAGAGGCCGAGTTGTTCCCGAAATTCGAACAGTCGCCGATCGACCAGGCGGCTGTCGCCAAAAGCATGCGCGAAAGAAGGAAGGCGCTGCGGGAAAAAGCCGC